In Kitasatospora sp. NBC_00240, the following are encoded in one genomic region:
- a CDS encoding AAA family ATPase, whose product MTERRPEDRLDPEAGREPGGRPSGPATGAGRTKLRDRDSEVHSAELAVDKLCREFAAGGTEIGELLIFSGQAGLGKTSLLHEVRRRAHTRERCTVLFARGGEQQYTEPYHVLRQLLQPVLGGLTEPERNEVFGNWYDTVGPAIGLFRPGSEAVAIDPQGIRDGLDYVLTQLAPRRAPLVMIVDDLHWADLESLSWLAAFAVRSRELPVLLVTAYRDGDEFTPEALPYQQAIANQATRRHELRPLTPDSMSEIVRDALGPAAEEPFCYEVWSVTRGNPYDATALIGKVIDQDLEPVEENTPMLGELAAEARGMTLKTWLEKLGTTTLRFAWAAALLGTDINPDLATRISALSREAARESIKELRKHRVLTGVPGGNLEFVHPLIGTSIYKTMPDAARTGMHGVAFTEIENAGLGLIAASRHLIATHPEGDDRTVRKLRRAAAEHLAIGAPEAAQACLKRALSEPPDEDYRAEVLYELGCSALLTDPVATVNQLRLALDPDEGLRSELRADATFRLSEALAHSGQLIAAAQVCKDELAHTKDPAGRLRLEAASLMWQAWQKEEQDGPARSRRLEELWRGLQGRGTAERAVLAMRAWDLTLRGEPATVALSLVEEALEDGRLPDGLQWTNTTWGFELPAIIGLTCTYTDRLALAERLFSDAIMEFELAGWSGAHRGFAYFLMGLTRFRRGLLAEAEDFLRRGLRLSERIGPGLPLQWDTVGVLIDTLLARGRVDEAWELSQKYNFGPPYHPTAMVLPDAPSLYGKLLLAKGKHVAAAATLTRVGGQLAERGWHNTVWAPWAGHLAVALAREDPDRAWELAEESVARAMVFGAASAIGTALRLHAEIADGPKAVELLELAVTHLGQSPAGYEHAVALVDLGCALRRVGRLDDAAEYLYQGIELAQHCAADGLVDRARRELAKSGLRPNRLRTVSKDALSQPEWEVAALAVKGVPAPRIAIELGVPLSLVHRRLAAVHRKAGTGAEGLAAALGLSAGQPGQPGARPGSTED is encoded by the coding sequence CTCCTCATCTTCTCCGGCCAGGCCGGCCTCGGGAAGACCAGCCTGCTGCACGAGGTCCGCCGGCGCGCCCACACCCGGGAGCGCTGCACCGTACTGTTCGCCCGGGGCGGCGAGCAGCAGTACACCGAGCCGTACCACGTCCTGCGCCAGCTGCTCCAGCCGGTGCTCGGCGGGCTCACCGAGCCCGAGCGCAACGAGGTCTTCGGCAACTGGTACGACACCGTCGGCCCCGCGATCGGCCTGTTCCGCCCCGGCAGCGAGGCGGTCGCCATCGACCCGCAGGGCATCCGCGACGGCCTCGACTACGTACTCACCCAACTCGCCCCGCGGCGGGCCCCGTTGGTGATGATCGTCGACGACCTGCACTGGGCCGACCTGGAGTCGCTCAGCTGGCTCGCGGCCTTCGCCGTCCGCTCCCGCGAACTCCCCGTCCTGCTGGTCACGGCCTACCGTGACGGCGACGAGTTCACCCCGGAGGCCCTCCCGTACCAGCAGGCCATCGCCAACCAGGCCACCCGCCGGCACGAACTGCGCCCGCTCACCCCGGACTCGATGTCGGAGATCGTCCGCGACGCCCTCGGCCCCGCCGCCGAGGAGCCGTTCTGCTACGAGGTGTGGTCCGTCACCCGTGGCAACCCGTACGACGCCACCGCCCTCATCGGCAAGGTGATCGACCAGGACCTCGAACCGGTCGAGGAGAACACCCCGATGCTCGGCGAACTCGCCGCCGAGGCCCGCGGGATGACGCTCAAGACCTGGCTGGAGAAGCTCGGCACCACCACCCTGCGCTTCGCCTGGGCCGCCGCCCTGCTCGGCACTGACATCAACCCCGACCTCGCCACCCGGATCTCCGCGCTGAGCCGGGAGGCCGCCCGCGAGTCCATCAAGGAGCTGCGCAAGCACCGGGTGCTCACCGGGGTGCCCGGCGGGAACCTGGAGTTCGTCCACCCGCTGATCGGCACCTCGATCTACAAGACCATGCCGGACGCCGCCCGCACCGGCATGCACGGCGTCGCGTTCACCGAGATCGAGAACGCCGGGCTCGGCCTGATCGCCGCCTCCCGCCACCTGATCGCCACCCACCCCGAGGGCGACGACCGGACGGTGCGCAAACTGCGCCGCGCCGCCGCCGAACACCTCGCCATCGGCGCCCCGGAGGCGGCCCAGGCCTGCCTCAAGCGCGCCCTCAGCGAACCGCCGGACGAGGACTACCGGGCCGAGGTGCTGTACGAACTCGGCTGCTCCGCGCTGCTCACCGACCCGGTCGCCACCGTCAACCAGCTGCGCCTCGCGCTCGACCCGGACGAAGGACTGCGCTCCGAGCTGCGGGCGGACGCCACCTTCCGGCTCTCCGAGGCACTGGCCCACAGCGGCCAGCTGATCGCCGCCGCCCAGGTCTGCAAGGACGAGCTCGCCCACACCAAGGACCCGGCGGGGCGGCTCCGCCTGGAGGCCGCCTCCCTCATGTGGCAGGCCTGGCAGAAGGAGGAGCAGGACGGCCCGGCCCGCTCGCGGCGGCTGGAGGAGCTCTGGCGCGGGCTGCAGGGGCGCGGCACCGCCGAGCGGGCCGTCCTCGCGATGCGCGCCTGGGACCTCACCCTGCGCGGGGAGCCCGCCACCGTCGCGCTCTCGCTGGTGGAGGAGGCCCTGGAGGACGGCCGGCTGCCCGACGGCCTGCAGTGGACCAACACCACCTGGGGCTTCGAGCTGCCCGCCATCATCGGGCTCACCTGCACGTACACCGACCGGCTGGCGCTCGCCGAACGCCTGTTCTCGGACGCCATCATGGAGTTCGAGCTGGCCGGCTGGAGCGGCGCGCACCGCGGCTTCGCCTACTTCCTGATGGGGCTCACCCGGTTCCGCCGCGGCCTGCTCGCCGAGGCCGAGGACTTCCTGCGCCGGGGCCTGCGGCTCTCCGAGCGGATCGGGCCCGGCCTGCCGCTGCAGTGGGACACCGTCGGCGTCCTGATCGACACCCTGCTCGCCCGCGGCCGGGTGGACGAGGCCTGGGAGCTGTCGCAGAAGTACAACTTCGGGCCGCCCTACCACCCGACCGCGATGGTGCTGCCCGACGCGCCGTCGCTGTACGGCAAGCTGCTGCTGGCCAAGGGCAAGCACGTGGCCGCCGCCGCCACCCTCACCCGGGTCGGCGGCCAGCTCGCCGAACGCGGCTGGCACAACACCGTCTGGGCGCCCTGGGCCGGGCACCTCGCCGTCGCGCTGGCCCGCGAGGACCCGGACCGGGCCTGGGAGCTGGCCGAGGAGTCGGTCGCCCGGGCGATGGTCTTCGGCGCCGCCTCCGCGATCGGTACCGCGCTGCGGTTGCACGCCGAGATCGCCGACGGGCCGAAGGCGGTCGAACTGCTGGAGCTCGCGGTGACCCACCTCGGGCAGTCGCCGGCCGGCTACGAACACGCCGTCGCGCTGGTCGACCTGGGCTGTGCGCTGCGCCGGGTCGGGCGCCTGGACGACGCCGCCGAGTACCTCTACCAGGGCATCGAGCTGGCCCAGCACTGCGCCGCCGACGGGCTGGTCGACCGCGCCCGGCGGGAGCTGGCCAAGTCCGGCCTGCGGCCGAACCGGCTGCGCACGGTGAGCAAGGACGCGCTCAGCCAGCCCGAGTGGGAGGTGGCCGCACTGGCGGTCAAGGGCGTGCCGGCGCCGCGGATCGCGATCGAACTGGGCGTGCCGCTGAGCCTGGTGCACCGCAGGCTGGCGGCCGTCCACCGGAAGGCGGGCACCGGCGCGGAGGGTCTGGCGGCCGCGCTCGGGCTGAGCGCGGGGCAGCCCGGGCAGCCCGGTGCTCGGCCCGGGTCGACGGAGGACTGA
- a CDS encoding extracellular solute-binding protein codes for MRRGIAASALVAALAVSMAACSSGGSSSDTKADGPVTITYWDTSNATNEAPNYQELAKKFEAANPNIKVDFVSVPFDQAQNKLQTAMGAKGAPDVFRSEVGWTAAFAKAGYLEALDGTPAAADANAFQPSLIQQAKYQGKLYGVPLVTDTLGLLYNKELFTKAGITAAPTTWDELKTDAAAVKEKAGADGFWMRAGDGYYAMPLLFGEGTDTVDAAGKKITVTSPEAVKAVETYKTLFTAPGTAKADVTSDSYAHMMDAFTSGKVAAIIQGPWEITNIYKGTAFADKANLGIAAVPAGSAGKAGAPTGGHNVSVYAGSDAAHKAAAEKFAAFMTSAESQSFIAQKNSTLPTRADAFTPEVKANPGIAGFQAVLASAKPRPELAEYSSLFASLGTNLGKVVQGTSTQDGLSTIATDYAKLLPDFTK; via the coding sequence ATGCGGCGTGGCATCGCGGCCTCTGCCCTTGTTGCGGCCCTCGCGGTCTCGATGGCTGCTTGCAGCAGCGGCGGCTCCAGCTCCGACACCAAGGCCGACGGACCGGTCACCATCACCTACTGGGACACGTCGAACGCCACCAACGAGGCGCCGAACTACCAGGAGCTCGCCAAGAAGTTCGAGGCCGCCAACCCGAACATCAAGGTCGACTTCGTCAGCGTCCCGTTCGACCAGGCGCAGAACAAGCTGCAGACCGCCATGGGGGCCAAGGGCGCGCCGGACGTCTTCCGCTCCGAGGTCGGCTGGACCGCCGCCTTCGCCAAGGCCGGCTACCTGGAGGCGCTGGACGGCACCCCCGCCGCCGCCGACGCCAACGCCTTCCAGCCGAGCCTGATCCAGCAGGCCAAGTACCAGGGCAAGCTGTACGGCGTGCCGCTGGTGACCGACACCCTCGGCCTGCTCTACAACAAGGAGCTCTTCACCAAGGCCGGCATCACCGCCGCCCCCACCACCTGGGACGAGCTGAAGACCGACGCCGCCGCCGTCAAGGAGAAGGCCGGCGCGGACGGCTTCTGGATGCGGGCCGGCGACGGCTACTACGCGATGCCGCTGCTGTTCGGTGAGGGCACCGACACCGTCGACGCCGCCGGCAAGAAGATCACCGTCACGTCGCCGGAGGCCGTCAAGGCCGTCGAGACCTACAAGACCCTCTTCACCGCGCCGGGCACCGCCAAGGCCGACGTCACCAGCGACTCCTACGCCCACATGATGGACGCCTTCACCAGCGGCAAGGTCGCGGCGATCATCCAGGGCCCGTGGGAGATCACCAACATCTACAAGGGCACCGCGTTCGCCGACAAGGCGAACCTCGGCATCGCCGCCGTCCCGGCCGGCTCGGCCGGCAAGGCCGGTGCCCCGACCGGTGGCCACAACGTCTCGGTCTACGCCGGCTCCGACGCCGCCCACAAGGCCGCCGCCGAGAAGTTCGCCGCGTTCATGACCTCGGCCGAGAGCCAGTCGTTCATCGCGCAGAAGAACTCCACCCTGCCGACCCGCGCCGACGCCTTCACCCCCGAGGTCAAGGCCAACCCGGGCATCGCCGGCTTCCAGGCGGTGCTGGCCAGCGCCAAGCCCCGCCCCGAGCTTGCCGAGTACAGCTCGCTGTTCGCCTCGCTCGGTACCAACCTCGGCAAGGTCGTCCAGGGCACCAGCACCCAGGACGGTCTGAGCACCATCGCCACCGACTACGCGAAGCTCCTCCCGGACTTCACCAAGTAG
- a CDS encoding carbohydrate ABC transporter permease — MAVAVQGAPSKGSRAREPRPGLVERFKRSYSKHWYAYVMIAPVVLVLGVLVLYPLIEGIWLTLTDATSLNSARQIGVNKVPASYNFIGLHNYADILWGPGSYDRFWSHFVWTIAWTVLCVCLHYSLGLGLALLLNQKLRGRGAYRLLLILPWAVPTFVTVFSWRLMLSDGGAVNTVLGALHLPEPGWLDDPLGQKAAAILVNTWVGVPFMMISLLGGLQSIPAELYEAAEMDGATAWQQFRHVTLPGLRTVSSTVVLLGVIWTFNQFAVIFLLFGNGAPDAQLLVTWAYRLGFGQQPRDYAQSAAYGVILLSILIVFTSFYRRWLARNEQANG, encoded by the coding sequence ATGGCAGTCGCCGTGCAGGGTGCACCCAGCAAGGGCAGCCGTGCCCGCGAACCGCGTCCCGGTCTCGTCGAGCGCTTCAAGCGCTCGTACAGCAAGCACTGGTACGCCTACGTGATGATCGCGCCGGTCGTCCTGGTGCTCGGTGTGCTCGTGCTCTACCCGCTGATCGAGGGCATCTGGCTCACCCTCACGGACGCCACCAGCCTCAACTCGGCCCGCCAGATCGGCGTCAACAAGGTCCCGGCCAGCTACAACTTCATCGGCCTGCACAACTACGCCGACATCCTCTGGGGCCCGGGCTCGTACGACCGCTTCTGGTCGCACTTCGTCTGGACCATCGCCTGGACGGTCCTCTGCGTCTGCCTGCACTACTCGCTCGGCCTCGGCCTCGCCCTGCTGCTCAACCAGAAACTGCGCGGCCGCGGCGCCTACCGGCTGCTGCTGATCCTGCCCTGGGCCGTGCCCACCTTCGTGACCGTCTTCTCCTGGCGGCTGATGCTCTCCGACGGCGGCGCCGTCAACACCGTGCTCGGCGCGCTGCACCTGCCCGAGCCCGGCTGGCTGGACGACCCGCTCGGCCAGAAGGCCGCCGCGATCCTGGTCAACACCTGGGTCGGCGTGCCGTTCATGATGATCTCGCTGCTCGGCGGCCTGCAGTCGATCCCCGCCGAGCTGTACGAGGCGGCCGAGATGGACGGCGCCACCGCCTGGCAGCAGTTCCGCCACGTCACCCTGCCCGGGCTGCGCACGGTGTCCAGCACCGTCGTGCTGCTCGGCGTGATCTGGACCTTCAACCAGTTCGCGGTCATCTTCCTGCTGTTCGGCAACGGCGCGCCGGACGCCCAGCTGCTGGTCACCTGGGCCTACCGCCTCGGCTTCGGCCAGCAGCCCCGCGACTACGCCCAGTCGGCCGCGTACGGCGTGATCCTGCTGTCCATCCTGATCGTCTTCACCTCCTTCTACCGGCGCTGGCTGGCCCGCAACGAGCAGGCGAACGGCTGA
- a CDS encoding aldose epimerase family protein, whose translation MATHRAGGQDTGEDGGGAAADPPATTVEHAPFEPAGAGAAFERWTLRAGPYEVSVLTLGATLHTLRAPDRAGATAQLLLSSEDLAQVLGPARHYGATVGRYANRIAGSRVTIDGVDHPLMPTGNGVTLHGGPDGFANRMWQAQEIPDGVRLHLHSPDGDQGFPGGLDVQVSYTLSGAGELTIAYHATSTHPTVVNLTNHAYVNLSGEGSGDVLGHLLTIDADAYTPVDERQIPYGPYEPVAGTPFDFTGARPVGKSIHDEHPQLTGPGGYDHNWVLRERPADGTPARAALLEDPASGRTLEVLTTEPGLQVYTANGFTGAVTGAAGVPYGPYSGIALETQHHPDSPHRPEYPSTELRPGQEFRSTTVLRLGVTD comes from the coding sequence ATGGCGACGCACCGGGCGGGCGGGCAGGACACCGGCGAGGACGGCGGCGGAGCGGCGGCGGACCCGCCGGCGACGACGGTCGAGCACGCGCCCTTCGAGCCCGCCGGCGCCGGCGCCGCCTTCGAACGCTGGACCCTGCGGGCCGGCCCGTACGAGGTGAGCGTGCTGACGCTCGGCGCCACCCTGCACACCCTGCGGGCCCCCGACCGCGCCGGTGCCACCGCCCAACTGCTGCTCAGCAGCGAGGACCTGGCCCAGGTGCTCGGCCCGGCGCGGCACTACGGCGCCACCGTCGGCCGCTACGCGAACCGGATCGCCGGCAGCCGGGTCACCATCGACGGCGTGGACCACCCGCTGATGCCCACCGGCAACGGCGTGACCCTGCACGGCGGCCCGGACGGCTTCGCCAACCGGATGTGGCAGGCGCAGGAGATCCCGGACGGGGTCCGGCTGCACCTGCACAGCCCGGACGGCGACCAGGGCTTCCCCGGCGGGCTGGACGTCCAGGTGAGCTACACCCTGTCGGGTGCCGGCGAGTTGACCATCGCCTACCACGCCACCAGCACCCACCCGACCGTCGTCAACCTCACCAACCACGCGTACGTCAACCTGTCCGGCGAGGGCAGCGGCGACGTCCTCGGCCACCTGCTCACCATCGACGCCGACGCGTACACCCCCGTCGACGAGCGGCAGATCCCGTACGGCCCCTACGAGCCGGTGGCCGGCACGCCCTTCGACTTCACCGGCGCCCGGCCGGTCGGCAAGTCCATCCACGACGAACACCCCCAGCTGACCGGCCCCGGCGGCTACGACCACAACTGGGTGCTGCGCGAGCGGCCCGCCGACGGGACCCCGGCCCGAGCGGCCCTGCTGGAGGACCCGGCCTCCGGCCGCACCCTGGAGGTCCTCACCACCGAGCCCGGCCTGCAGGTCTACACGGCCAACGGCTTCACGGGCGCGGTGACCGGCGCCGCCGGGGTGCCCTACGGCCCGTACTCGGGCATCGCTCTGGAGACCCAGCACCACCCGGACTCGCCGCACCGGCCGGAGTACCCGAGCACCGAACTGCGGCCGGGCCAGGAGTTCCGCTCGACCACGGTGCTGCGGCTGGGCGTCACGGACTGA
- a CDS encoding globin domain-containing protein produces the protein MLSPESTEIVRATLPAVGGAIGEITPLFYDTMFADHPELERDLFNRGNQASGAQRTALAGAIAAYATMLVEHPEQRPGAMLARISHKHASLGITADQYKIVHSYLFGAIVQVLGEAVTPEVAAAWDEVYWLMAGELIALEAKHYQEAGVEPGEVWRRTTVVERRQQSRDAVSLTLRPADGTPAPAFRPGQYVSVAVRLADGARQIRQYSLSAAPGAEAWRITVKRVHGGAGPDGEVSGWLHAHVRAGDELTVSLPFGDLTLPEPQAPADPDGEPPLLLASAGIGCTPMTGILDHLVRTGSTRPVTVVHGDRSPADHAHADELAALVAALPGGVLHRWYEEDADGRGETGLVDLSAVELPAGVQAYLCGPLPFMRAVRTELLRRAVPAQAVHYEVFGPDLWLAGR, from the coding sequence GTGCTCTCGCCCGAGTCCACCGAGATCGTCCGCGCGACCCTGCCCGCCGTCGGCGGGGCCATCGGCGAGATCACGCCGCTCTTCTACGACACGATGTTCGCCGACCACCCCGAGCTGGAACGCGACCTCTTCAACCGGGGCAACCAGGCCAGCGGCGCCCAGCGCACCGCCCTGGCCGGGGCGATCGCGGCCTACGCGACCATGCTGGTGGAGCACCCCGAGCAGCGGCCAGGAGCGATGCTCGCCCGGATCTCCCACAAGCACGCCTCGCTGGGCATCACCGCCGACCAGTACAAGATCGTCCACAGCTACCTGTTCGGCGCCATCGTCCAGGTGCTGGGCGAGGCCGTCACCCCCGAGGTCGCAGCCGCCTGGGACGAGGTCTACTGGCTGATGGCCGGCGAGCTCATCGCCCTGGAGGCCAAGCACTACCAGGAGGCCGGCGTCGAGCCCGGCGAGGTCTGGCGGCGGACGACCGTCGTCGAACGACGGCAGCAGAGCCGCGACGCCGTCTCGCTCACCCTGCGGCCGGCCGACGGCACGCCCGCCCCCGCCTTCCGCCCCGGCCAGTACGTGAGCGTCGCCGTCCGGCTCGCCGACGGGGCCCGGCAGATCCGCCAGTACAGCCTCTCCGCCGCACCCGGCGCGGAGGCCTGGCGCATCACGGTCAAGCGGGTGCACGGCGGCGCCGGCCCGGACGGCGAGGTCTCCGGGTGGCTGCACGCGCACGTCCGGGCCGGCGACGAGCTGACCGTCTCACTGCCCTTCGGCGACCTCACCCTGCCCGAGCCGCAGGCCCCGGCAGACCCCGACGGCGAGCCGCCGCTGCTGCTCGCCTCCGCCGGCATCGGCTGCACCCCGATGACCGGCATCCTCGACCACCTCGTCCGGACCGGCTCCACCCGCCCGGTGACCGTCGTCCACGGCGACCGCTCCCCCGCCGACCACGCCCACGCGGACGAACTCGCCGCCCTGGTGGCCGCGCTGCCCGGCGGGGTGCTGCACCGCTGGTACGAGGAGGACGCCGACGGCCGGGGCGAGACCGGCCTGGTCGACCTCTCCGCCGTCGAACTGCCCGCCGGCGTGCAGGCCTACCTCTGCGGCCCGCTCCCCTTCATGCGCGCCGTCAGGACCGAACTGCTCCGGCGCGCGGTGCCCGCCCAGGCCGTGCACTACGAGGTCTTCGGCCCCGACCTCTGGCTCGCCGGGCGCTGA
- a CDS encoding carbohydrate ABC transporter permease: MSTTTDRPTITVPGSGIPKARPVKARRRGELSPLGKALSHGALTLASLIALFPVLWIVFISLGPDKTDYLHPGAILDKMTTSNYSTVLFDTDFFSWFGNAALVSGVTTVVGVLIAATTGYAVSRMRFPGHRPLMWSLLVTQMFPIAVLIVPMYTILSTLGLLDSYVGLILVYSTTTVPYCAWLLKGYFDTIPVEIDEAGRVDGLSPFGTFWRLVLPLARPGLAVAAFYSFLTAWAEVAFASTFMLSSDKYTLAVGLQTFVSEHDAQWNLMAATAVLIAIPSSLLFYLVQRHLVTGLTAGASKS, translated from the coding sequence ATGAGCACCACCACCGACCGACCGACCATCACCGTCCCGGGATCCGGCATCCCGAAGGCCCGGCCCGTGAAGGCCCGCCGGCGCGGCGAGCTGAGCCCGCTGGGCAAGGCGCTGTCGCACGGCGCGCTGACCCTCGCGAGCCTGATCGCCCTGTTCCCGGTGCTCTGGATCGTCTTCATCTCGCTCGGCCCGGACAAGACCGACTATCTGCACCCCGGCGCGATCCTCGACAAGATGACCACGTCGAACTACTCCACGGTGCTGTTCGACACCGACTTCTTCAGCTGGTTCGGCAACGCGGCGCTGGTCTCCGGCGTCACCACGGTGGTGGGCGTGCTGATCGCGGCGACCACCGGCTACGCGGTCTCCCGGATGCGCTTCCCCGGCCACCGCCCGCTCATGTGGTCGCTGCTGGTCACCCAGATGTTCCCGATCGCGGTGCTGATCGTGCCGATGTACACGATCCTCTCCACCCTGGGCCTGCTGGACAGCTACGTCGGCCTGATCCTGGTCTACTCGACCACCACCGTCCCGTACTGCGCCTGGCTGCTGAAGGGCTACTTCGACACCATCCCGGTCGAGATCGACGAGGCCGGGCGGGTCGACGGTCTGAGCCCGTTCGGGACCTTCTGGCGGCTCGTCCTGCCGCTCGCCCGGCCGGGCCTCGCGGTGGCCGCGTTCTACTCCTTCCTCACCGCCTGGGCCGAGGTCGCCTTCGCCTCCACCTTCATGCTCAGCTCCGACAAGTACACGCTGGCCGTCGGCCTGCAGACCTTCGTCAGCGAGCACGACGCGCAGTGGAACCTGATGGCCGCGACGGCCGTGCTGATCGCGATCCCGTCCTCCCTGCTCTTCTACCTGGTCCAGCGTCACCTCGTCACCGGCCTGACCGCCGGTGCCTCGAAGTCCTGA
- a CDS encoding helix-turn-helix domain-containing protein yields the protein MDSSDPGVHKALSVPARRALLATLTEASGPLDIEQLAQALDLHVTTVRHHLTALVEAGLVEVRRAAPAAGRGRPRLRYAAAPAREQLAAYRTLVEVLSLGYGADAAERSARAERAGRSWGAAGPDLAGEEREPAGPVVSDQALAERVLAEAEGWGFGPELTGGGAQVLLHNCPFQQNAESHPEVVCAVHQGMLDAIAERAGRPGGLTLRPFSAPGVCSIAVTRAKPTAPPAA from the coding sequence ATGGACAGCAGCGACCCCGGTGTGCACAAGGCGCTGTCCGTGCCGGCCCGGCGGGCCCTGCTGGCGACCCTGACCGAGGCGTCCGGCCCGCTCGACATCGAACAGTTGGCGCAGGCCCTCGACCTGCATGTGACCACCGTCCGGCACCATCTCACCGCCCTGGTCGAGGCCGGGCTGGTGGAGGTGCGCCGGGCCGCTCCGGCGGCCGGCCGGGGGCGTCCCCGGCTGCGCTACGCGGCCGCCCCCGCCCGCGAGCAGCTGGCGGCCTACCGGACCCTGGTGGAGGTGCTCTCGCTCGGCTACGGCGCCGACGCCGCCGAGCGATCGGCCCGGGCGGAGCGGGCCGGCCGCAGCTGGGGTGCGGCCGGGCCGGACCTGGCCGGGGAGGAGCGGGAGCCGGCCGGTCCGGTGGTGTCCGACCAGGCGCTGGCCGAGCGGGTGCTGGCCGAGGCCGAGGGCTGGGGCTTCGGCCCGGAGCTGACGGGGGGCGGCGCGCAGGTGCTGCTGCACAACTGCCCGTTCCAGCAGAACGCCGAGAGTCATCCGGAGGTGGTCTGCGCCGTGCACCAGGGCATGCTGGACGCGATCGCCGAGCGGGCCGGCCGCCCGGGCGGGCTCACCCTGCGGCCGTTCTCCGCCCCGGGGGTCTGCTCGATCGCCGTCACGCGGGCGAAGCCCACCGCGCCGCCGGCGGCCTGA
- a CDS encoding GNAT family N-acetyltransferase, giving the protein MRIRTVTRDELPLLREIEWAAGECFREIGMPGIADDEPLPVSALARYLDEGVALAVVDAADRPVAYLIAEPVDGAVHIEQVSVHPEYARRGLGRALIDHLAQLGGATALTLTTFAEVPWNAPYYARCGFRPLGADEVTPGLREIRRQEAAHGLDRWPRLCMRREPRQDGPDA; this is encoded by the coding sequence ATGCGCATCAGAACCGTGACGAGGGACGAGCTGCCGCTGCTCCGCGAGATCGAGTGGGCGGCGGGCGAGTGCTTCCGCGAGATCGGCATGCCGGGGATCGCCGACGACGAGCCGCTGCCGGTGTCGGCGCTGGCCCGCTACCTGGACGAGGGCGTCGCCCTGGCGGTGGTCGACGCGGCCGACCGGCCGGTGGCCTACCTGATCGCCGAGCCGGTGGACGGCGCCGTCCACATCGAGCAGGTGTCGGTCCACCCGGAGTACGCCCGGCGTGGCCTCGGCCGGGCGCTGATCGACCACCTCGCGCAGCTCGGCGGCGCCACCGCGCTGACCCTCACCACCTTCGCCGAGGTGCCGTGGAACGCCCCTTACTACGCGCGCTGCGGGTTCCGGCCGCTGGGCGCCGACGAGGTGACTCCCGGGCTGCGGGAGATCCGCCGGCAGGAGGCCGCGCACGGTCTGGACCGCTGGCCGAGGCTCTGCATGCGCCGCGAGCCGCGGCAGGACGGGCCGGACGCCTGA